The following proteins are co-located in the Corynebacterium kalinowskii genome:
- a CDS encoding queuosine precursor transporter, with the protein MLVNTSKSGEGVANAASVHAPRHITVQRSFYPVLLALFVAIFIISNITAQKGVAFGPIITDGAFFLFPVAYVIGDVLSECYGFKATRNAIWTGFVGMILAVIAFYIAIGLPGADFYEGQESFAGVLGLVPQIVLASLAGYLVGQLLNAFTLVKIKEKTGEKSLWARLISSTVVGEFGDTLIFCLIAAPVIGITTFSDTVNYTVVGFLWKTAVEICMMPITYAVINWVKKRENY; encoded by the coding sequence ATGCTAGTGAACACTTCTAAGTCTGGGGAGGGCGTAGCCAACGCTGCGTCCGTTCATGCCCCCCGCCACATCACTGTCCAACGTTCCTTCTACCCGGTGCTGCTCGCCCTGTTTGTGGCGATCTTCATCATCTCCAATATCACCGCCCAAAAGGGTGTTGCCTTCGGCCCGATCATCACCGATGGTGCCTTCTTCCTCTTCCCCGTCGCCTATGTGATCGGCGACGTACTCTCTGAATGCTACGGATTCAAGGCCACTCGCAACGCGATCTGGACCGGTTTCGTCGGCATGATCCTCGCTGTCATTGCCTTCTATATCGCCATCGGGCTGCCGGGCGCTGACTTCTACGAAGGCCAAGAATCCTTCGCTGGCGTCCTCGGATTGGTCCCACAGATCGTCCTCGCTTCGCTCGCCGGCTACCTAGTCGGACAGCTGCTCAACGCATTTACCCTGGTCAAGATCAAAGAAAAGACCGGCGAGAAGTCCCTGTGGGCGCGTCTGATCTCATCCACCGTCGTCGGTGAATTCGGCGATACCTTGATCTTCTGCCTCATCGCCGCCCCGGTCATCGGTATCACGACATTCTCCGACACCGTGAATTACACCGTCGTCGGCTTTCTGTGGAAGACCGCCGTCGAGATCTGCATGATGCCGATCACCTATGCCGTGATCAATTGGGTGAAGAAGCGCGAGAATTACTAG